The genomic segment CATGGCACGTCGATCACGTTCGCGGCGCTGTACCGGCCCGCCTGGCGGTCACCGATGTTCACGGCCGGAAGATGCAGGCTCGGCGCTTCCAGCAAGGCCGCGCTGCTGTTGCCGACCAGCACGGTCGCATCGGCCAGCGCGCTCCAGAAGACCGCCTGTGGCAACGACGCCACAAGCCGGGCCGTCGGCCGATTCGCGACAAACGCCTCCATCGCGCTGCGCACCGCGCCGTGGCCCACGTCGGCATTGGGGCCGATCAGCAGCATCGGGCCGTCCCAATGTGAGACGCCGGCCAGCGCCTCGGCGATCTGCTGCGCAGCCGGCGGCGCGTTCACGGTCTGCGGGTGAAACAAAAACACCAGCAGCGGTCGATGATCACGCGGGGGCAATACGCCCTCCAGGCGATCTCGCTCAATGGGTTGAAACGTCGCCAGGGCATCGACGGCCAGCGCTCCGGTCGGCAGGACGCGCCACGGCGCTTCGCCCATGGAAGCAATCCGCGCGGCGTGTTCCGGCAAAGCCGGAAAATGCAGGTGCGCCAGCTTCGTGATCGCATGGCGACAGGCGTCGTCATACGCCCCCCGGGTCACGTCACCACCGTGCAGGTGCGCGATGACCGTGCCGCACAACGTCGCCGCCAGCGCCGCCGCCAGCATTTCCGCGCGGTCGCCCAATACAAACACCAGATCCGGCCGCAGCCGATCAATCGCCTCGGCAAACGAACCGATGGCCGCGCCGGTGTTGCACGCGACCGCGATCGGATCATCGCCGGGGATGAAATGATCGACGGGAATCAGCCGCGCCCGCTTCGGAACGCGAATTTCGTTCTGCGTCAGACCGTG from the Planctomycetia bacterium genome contains:
- the neuC gene encoding UDP-N-acetylglucosamine 2-epimerase (hydrolyzing) is translated as MLSESPTRHGSVAPWSASSPSREPGVAPAWLKRIAFISTTRADAGIYAPLIEAVAAREAWEPVLLAGGTHQSAEHGLTQNEIRVPKRARLIPVDHFIPGDDPIAVACNTGAAIGSFAEAIDRLRPDLVFVLGDRAEMLAAALAATLCGTVIAHLHGGDVTRGAYDDACRHAITKLAHLHFPALPEHAARIASMGEAPWRVLPTGALAVDALATFQPIERDRLEGVLPPRDHRPLLVFLFHPQTVNAPPAAQQIAEALAGVSHWDGPMLLIGPNADVGHGAVRSAMEAFVANRPTARLVASLPQAVFWSALADATVLVGNSSAALLEAPSLHLPAVNIGDRQAGRYSAANVIDVPCDRAAVAAAVQYASTEAFRVQTRQVVNPYGDGHAAERILAVLDRLPARERLLVKS